The window aactatgtgagaagtttagagggaaaaatcaccatttggtggagctgttaacaactcatagacatctgaaatgtgaccccgactacacactgctttttgaaAGACGTCAAAAGCcgaaaaggttggaaaccactggtttcatctttaacaatgtgttttattttaaaagcttgttatattatccgttgtgtcaaatcttcatctgaaaagtaactaaagctgtcaaataaatgtagtggagtagaaagtacaatatttccctctaaaatgtagtggagtggaagctAAATTAAGCTAAGTTAAATTGAGCTAACtgtggtgcagtacatcaaatgttaatgtttatgtttaaaactgtacatggtccccataaatacatttcaatcAATCCAAAGACAAATCAAACAGATGCCTGCAGAGGACTTTTGGAAAGGTGCGAATATTTCCACACATCCAAACATACTAGATAGCATGTGAAGGATAACAGGAAAAGGTCATTCTCTCTTGCTACAAAGAAATGCTTATGTAGTTGAAGGCAAATCTCATTTTGTATAGCTAGCTAAGTGTGTGGTTCAACTTGCGGCTTGACAATAAAGGTCTTGGTTTGAactttaataaacattttttgtctgtcatttcaaTATGTCACACCGTTACTGAAGCAAAAGCAGTATATGACTCATAATGTTATATTCACTGTGAGTTTTACTGGTATTCTGACTTTCTTTGAATTTTTCATCTTGAATTTGACCTATCCAACATTCAACATGAGCAACTTGATTTTTTGTAGATCTAAACTTTAATTGGGGCAAATTAAGGTTTTTTTGAAATTCCTCAACTTGAAAGATTCCACTGGAAATTTCAAAGAGGGGAGTTCAAACCACGTAAATTCAGACTGATGGTGTCAAAATAGTTAATAATGAAATTTTATTGCAATAAATACAGTGGTGTTTCAATATTTCAATGCAACTGGTACATTTCATTGTTACGCATTTTTTCCTtccacatttgtggttttaacatggaaatattttttgtctcatAGCAGCATCAACATATCACACCAGTACTGAAGACAATATATCTgcttacatattttttttattccctttAGGCAAGAAAACATGTTGTCAGAATCATTGAGTAACCACTCAGAAAGACAGCAGTGTTCCCCTTTCTCTAGAAAGAAgggttgtgtgttctatgtagCAATGATTTTTCTTCTCACAAGTCACTGCTTTACTGTTGAACCAGCTCTTCATCGTTCACTTTCACCAGATTTCTAATGTACAGAGACACATACTGGGACACAGGATGCCTTCCAATTAGCTTTGGAAGTCTCTCATGTTTAACCATATACTGCTTTTCCTTTCTGTCCAAGGTGAGTGTAGCTTTGTCTAGGTAGGATAAGAAAATCATCTCAAATTGTATCATATAGatcaaataaatttgatttacTGTTATTTTGTGTATGCTGCATTAAAGTGTGTCCACAATGTTACAGCCCTCGGCAATGAAGTTCAGGACACATCATTCCCTCTTGCTGTACGAAGGCCTAAAACGCCACCATTAAACAACCTGTCAATGCCTGCCTTgaacagaaggaaaacacatttgatgatTGTAAAATACGTGCTTAtatgtaagtaaaagtacactCACACAATGgtctgtgtttgtggtgtgtcAGTGTCCCCTACCAAGCCAATAATGAGTGGGCAGACCAAGAATGATATTGggaaatacatgtttttgttttcttgcagagttAAATAAGAAGGTTAGCTCTTTCATgtatttggggggggggttagcCTGGCTAGCTAATGTCTGCATGTTAAGCATGGGCTACAGCTGGgaggtggttagcttagcttagccaAAAGACTGGAAGCAGCTATCCTATGTAAGACCCAAAgtgtaatttttacattttgttttttgtcagattACAAGcaagatacaatgtgttaatttgtgagctttcaAGGTACTTGTAgacttttttttgcctttggaAAAAGCCAGACTAGACTGTAGcttaatatatactgtacaggtATTGATCCTCTCATTAAACTCTCTGCTTGTTGTTTCTGTAAATTATAAACAAAAAGTATATCAGATTACTCAACACTCTCTGGTccagcttgtttttatttattctaaacTTTTGATTGGAGCGCATATTGGGTATGTTCACATCTGTTGCAACTACAACGGCCAatccagatgttttcttcattctgtGCAGCTTATCACTCTCAGCACACATCCCACTGCACTctgtctttatatacagtaagtagTTCACTAAAAGGTTGTTCATCCGCAAGTCCATCTCACTATACTTTAAAGtccagtcaaaaatattattattcaaagtaagTATATccatatgtcttaaaacatatctggggGTCATCTTTAAGAGTTCAGTACACAAACACTATGATTCATGATCACTTCATTTCATCTTGAACTTCGGTTTCTGAATTTGACTGATATAATTGAgcaacttgatttttttttttttttttacttaacttGAATTTTTACATCCAAACTTCAATAATTGAATTTACaaaacttgaaaatgttttttgaagtcACAACTTGAACACTGAGTGAAGAGTCAAAGAACAGATGGTGCTCATCTTTCTCTGGAAGGAGGGTGTGCTTGTTCTTTTAGGGATCAGAGCTTTAACATTCCTCCTCTGTGACTCTGGTGGTGGACTCAATAGAGTGAGTGATAAGAATCAGACTCTCCATCACTCACTTTTACCAGATGTGCTACTGTACAGAGACACACTTGGACCCAGGATGCCTTTCTCAGTTAGCTATGAACTGTCTCTCATGTGTTTCATCATGCTGCTGATCTTCCCTGAACAAGGTGAGTGTGGTTTTGACTACTACTGACTAGTTTTGAAGGGCTACTGAGGATTGGTGACTAAACTGAGTGTGAAAACGCACAGATTGAATTTAATTCAGATCAGAGTCTTTATCACTCCAGTTATATCTCTAGATGAAATGTATCCTATAAAACAAATTGGATTATACAGTAGTGAACTCTTGGTTACAGGCAGTGgaagaagaagtactcagatcctttactttagtaaaagtaccaatacagtaatgtataaatactccattacaagtaaaagtcctgcacgaaaaatcctactgaagtaaaagtaaatgAGTATTATCatcttgatgtagttaaagtattgcagtagtggtttggttccctctgactgatatattattatatataacatcattagattattaatactgaagcatcagtgtgtaagcagcatgttactgttgtagctgctggaggtggagctagtttcaagtACTTtttatacagttagctagtttagtccagtggttcccaacctaagggtcgggcccctccaaagggtcaccagataaatctgaggtgtcatgagatgattaatgggagagaaaagaagaaaatacaaaggtctgatacaaaaatctgttttgagtttttggattttttctctaatcgttgatttttgttgaaatatcggatcatttgaacatttactgaaatgaacacgtgagaagtttaaagggaaaaatcactatttggtggagctgttaacaactcatacacatctgaaatgtgaccccgactacacactgctttttgtaagacgtcaaaagccaaaaaggtttgaaaccactggtttcatctttaacaatgtgttttattttaaaagcttgttatattatccattgtgtcaaatcttcatctgaaaagtaactaaagttattaaataaatgtagtggagtagaaagtacaatatttccctctaaaatgtagtggagtggaagctaagttaagctaaattaagttaagttaaattaagctaactctggtgcagtacatcaaatgttaatatttatgtttaaattaaattaatttaaattaaatttcaataTGTCACACCGTTACTGAATCTGTTTTAGGGAGGAACATTGAGCAGCCAGTCACAACACCTGGTGTTGCTTTTATCTCTACATGAGCAATGAGGGGgtgtgtgtttcctccttttTGCTACATTTATACCAAAAAATGTTCGTCTAGAGAGTCAGAGATAAACCACTCTGTGACTGGACAGTATAAGAGTTTCATGGTTCATTATTACCAGAtctttactgtacacacacgTTGACCATATTGGACCCAGGATGGCTTTCTCTACTGGCTTTGGACTGACTTGCATGTGTTTCATCATGCTGCTTTTTCTCCCTGGACAAGGTGAGTGTGGCTTTGACAGCTAGTGAATAAAGTAGCTTTTGAAGGATAACCGAAGATATGCTTATAAACTGTCTGACGAtgaaataacatgttttaaggCACAAATTGAAGTCAAACATGAATAGCTGATGAGAGGCTTTATTATTAGTTATCACTGTAAATCACATCAAATTGTATCAGATGAAAAGAAATTGGATACAATGACATTAACAGCTAAAACCAGATATTTATCTCTTGGTTACTGTGTGAACTCAACAATTAaactgaggaaaacaaaacatccttTAGACATATTGGTTTATGCATTAGCAATTTGTAAGTTTTGGATGATTTAACCCACATACCATAGTGCTTATTGGTGAGTTCTTATAAATGACAAATGCAGCTAAATGGCATTTGTAAGTCTATGCAGCActaatttatttacaatattttattactttactaatgtttttctgtgtctgtatgtgctgCATTGTAGGGCAATGTCAGTGTACCACGAGTAAGCCCCCAAAAGTGGGAAACATCCCGATTGCctgctgtacaaaaacctcaaaTGCCACCATCGGGGAGACTGTTGACGCCTGCTATGAACAGAAGAAAGACATCCGGTCTTGTAAAATACATGCTTACATGTAAGGGAGAGTATTCAATGACACACAAGCTTCATTTTCTATCTGTATTTGTGGTGCGTTGTGTTTGATCAGTTTTCCCTACAAAGCTTATCATGAGCAGACGAACCAGATTTAATGTGAAGAACTTCTTGGAATCACTCTTAGGAATCACTGTGAGCGTTAATTTAGTTAGTAAAGAGAACGACATCTAtacaatactgtatatacacgcTACTCAGCCTTCATAGACTGTAAACAAAGCTACTCacatgagttttaaaaaaatgaaaccttAGGTTGACCTAATTTGACCTAGCTGTGTAAAATCAGCCCCATTCAACTACATTGCTTTTACATTTCCTATAATATTGCAGCATCTTGCACATATTTTTGAGGTACATGTTGCAAACCTAGTGCTGTGGTGCAACACTGTATTGCATCTTCTCTTCTACTGTCCAGTTCCCCTTTAATTACACCTCCAGTTACCTTATGTTCCCAATATTAAAGTTACTTCTGCAACATCACACAGTCTTGGAAAATGCACCATGTGAACATAATCAATCTATAGTTGAGATTCAGTGGTTTAGTACAGTAAGTTTTAGTTCTGCACTGTGGAGCAATGTTTTCAAGTGCAGGTCCCTCATTTGACACAATGCACAATCCTCTCGTTGGTTGCATGCTATTTCACTGATCTACATGTGGAGGAATTAGACTATTTGCaagtaaacacatgtaaacaatgcaggttacaatttcttttttccttttttttttttttttttagaaaactcAGCTTTGGAAATGCTTtatgagagagaaaatacattcaacacaacattcagctagttgggctagctgtttctccacacctccagtgtttatgctaagctaagctaatcataTCTCAGCTTTTGAACTATacttaatgcacaga is drawn from Thunnus thynnus chromosome 20, fThuThy2.1, whole genome shotgun sequence and contains these coding sequences:
- the LOC137172519 gene encoding eotaxin-like, whose product is MAFSTGFGLTCMCFIMLLFLPGQGQCQCTTSKPPKVGNIPIACCTKTSNATIGETVDACYEQKKDIRSCKIHAYIFVTRSNKKYCVDPRASWLTTRLEKLKKRGIICKPL